gcaagcattgcaactaataagttagttgcgggatgatgtattatggaacgagtaaaaagacttgccggtaacgagattgaactaggtattgagataccgacgatcgaatctcgggcaagtaacataccgatgacaaagggaacaacatatattgttatgcggtctgaccgacaaagatcttcgtagaatatgtagaagccaatatgagcatccaggttccgctattggttattgaccggagacgtatcctggtcatgtctacatagttatcgaacccgtagggtccgcacgcttaaagttcggtgacgatcgtaattagggttttgtgttttgatgtaccgaaggttgttcggtgtcctggatgtgatcacggacatgacgaggagtctcgaaatggtcgagacataaagattgatatattggaagcctatatttggatatcggaaacgtttcgggtgaaatcgggatttttccaGAGTACCGGGNNNNNNNNNNNNNNNNNNNNNNNNNNNNNNNNNNNNNNNNNNNNNNNNNNNNNNNNNNNNNNNNNNNNNNNNNNNNNNNNNNNNNNNNNNNNNNNNNNNNNNNNNNNNNNNNNNNNNNNNNNNNNNNNNNNNNNNNNNNNNNNNNNNNNNNNNNNNNNNNNNNNNNNATggtccctaagggagaagaggagggccggccagggcaggccgcgcgccccctccccccttagtccgaataggacaaggaaggggggcggagctcaagggacgtcaccgagttgaacgtgtgcagaactcggaggtgccgtacgttcggtacttggatcggtcagatcgggaagacgtacgactacttcctctatgttgtgtcaacacttccgttgccggtctacgagggtacgtagacaacactcccctctctcgttgctatgcatcaccatgatcttgcgtgtgcataggaaattttttgaaattactacgttccccaacaagtgcaTACCATGGCATACATGAAACTGCCCACAGCAGATTGGTATGGCACTTTCCTCATTTCTTCTTTCTCCTTTTTGCTTGTAGGACATTGTTTAGAATTCAGTTTGTGATGGCCTGCAAGCGGATAGATAACAGATTTTGCATCTTTCATATTGAACCTTTCAAGTATCTTCTCAATGTATCTTTCCTGTGAGAGCCAAAGCAGCTTCTTTGATCTATCACGGGAGATCTTCATGGCAAGTATTTGCTTAGCAGGTCCtaaatccttcatggcaaatgattTACTCAATGCCTTCTTGAGGAGAGCAATCCTCTTTGTGCCATTTCCAACAAtcagcatatcatcaacatacaacATGAGAATAATAAAGTCACCCTCGGCGTACCTCTTCATAAAGACATAATGGTCAGGTTGTGCTTTATGGTAACCAAGCCcagtcataaaagactcaaactccTTGTACCACtgccgaggagcttgcttcaagccatacaagctcttcttcaatttgcaaactAAGTGCTCCTTGCCTGCAACCATAAATCCCTCTGGCTGCTCCATGTATATCTCCTCCTCTAGATCACCATGTAAGAATGTAGTCTTCACATCAAGTTGTTTAATTTCCAAGTCCATGGTGGCAGCCATGCCAAGCACGGATCAAAGACATCTTGACCCCTGGAGAGAATATCTCACTATAATCAATGCCCTTTTTCTGACTGAATCCTTTCACAACCAATCTGGCCTTGTACCTTGGATGTGAGGTGTTTTCTTCAGCCTTCACTCTGTACACCCACTTGTTCTTGAGTGCTTTCTTGCCCTTTGGCAGTTTCACCAACTCACAGGTATCATTCTCATACAGGGAATTCATCTCATCCTGCATGGCTTCTGACCATTCTTCCTTGTTCTCATCAGACATTGCCTCCTCATAGCATGAGGGCTCACCTGCATCTGTCATCAACACATATTGATGTGGTGGATATTTAAAATAAGGAATGTGACCTATTTCACTTCTTCTTCGCTGCTGCACTGGTGGCGAATCAGGTGGATTTTCGTTGGCATCATCATTaccaacttcatcatcatcatcacttgaTGGCTGCTCGCCACTTTGACTTGTACTGCCTTGATCATTGATGTCTTCCTCTCATACATAGACTCCAACTTCTGCCACATCCCATAAGCATTTGTGTCATTTGCAACATGGTGAAAAATATTGTGGTTGATGTACAACCGAATCATACCTACTGCCTTTCTGTGCAACACTCTCCATTCTTCTTCCGTGACACATGTGGGTATCTTGTCTTTCACAATTGGCTCATACAAATTCTTGCAATAAAGGATGTCTTCCATCATGGGCTTCCATAATGAGTAACTGGAAGAATCAAGTTTTATCATGCCACTTGTAGTAGTGCTTTCTTCCAAAGCCATTGTGAGCAGCACTTCCAGCAACAATCAATCAACAGGGATTTGCAACCTTCTAAgcaaccaaggctctgataccactctgATAGGACTTAGCACACAAATGCACTTGTGGTTAACTGAAAGCTGCAGCGGAAACAAGTAATCTCAGCACCACATCATGTACTAATTCAAGGATCGTTGCTTAGCACGAAAGGAAACATATGCAGCAGCATATATGGAGGCAGAAAATGTTACTCAGCAGGCAAGACACTCCTCAGCCTAGTGTCTTATGGTAGGAGTAAGTTTCTGGGCGGCACCAAGCATCAACAAAGAGACACCAGATTTTTACGTGGAAAACCCCTCAACTTGAGGGGGGGAAACCACGGGCCGAAGCCACCCAAATCCTCTTCCACTATTATCAAATGTGGGATACAACAAGTTCTTCTCTAGACAGCACTAGAGGATCTCATACATCAAGATTTCTGATTCTTGGATGAACACAACAAGATTTGGGGCTCAAGAACTAGGGATTGGAACAATCTCACCAAAGATGGTGGAACCGAAGCTTGAAGGAGACAAGGTAGTGGATCTGGACCATCACAACCTTGGGGAGGAGCTCCCTTGCTTCTTCCTTCAATCTTCCTCCTCTTCCCTTGCTCTCTTGgttttctctcctcttctctcttggAGGATGAACTGTTTTTCGTCACTCTTGGTGGTGGCTGCTGGATGGAGGGTAAAGCATCCACATCCACTCATGTGCAaagtccaaaatgaccctaggtcataaCCCTAATGGGTAGTGGGCTTATGCACCTCTTTGGGCTGCCTAAAAGGCCTCAAATGGTCATCTCCTCACAGCCCACATGAGGAGGATATCCCAACACATGTTAGGTTGAATAAACTCAACGCTCTTGCTAGCAAACTTCCTCCGGTCCTTTTTGCTCCGCGTATTAGATTtttgtcaagtcaaactttgcaaagtttgatcaaatttatataaaaaaatatcaacatttgcAATATCAAATATGAGAAAGGTGTAACAGCTCCCGCGTGCCCCCTACACCCTCATGAACAATAAATttgtaaaaaaattgaaaaaaaaatctgaaactttcagGGATCAAATATTTGATGTTCTTGCAAAGTTTCAGCAACAAATAACATCCGTGGAGCCCTCACCAAAAAAACAAAATCACTGCTACAAAACGTACATAAAGTTTGAACAATGATTTTGTTTTTTTAGGTGAGGGCTCAAATGTTATTTTTAGCTaaaactttgcaagatcatcaaaagtttgatcatgttgatgtcccaaagtttcagatttttttgattttttttttgaatttactgttcatagagGGTGTAGGCCGTAGGGGCACCCGAGTGCTAAAAATCATGTCTCTATCaaatatatatactatgaaacATATATACTATGGAAGTAGATTTCATAATAAATCTAACAAGATTGATTTGGCATTGTGAACGTTAATACTTTTTtcgataagtttggtcaaagtaggcaTACTTTGACTTCGAACAAAATTTATATGCAGacgaaaaaggaccggagggagtatcatCAGGGGGGACCCATGTTGGGCCGAGTGGGGGCCTTTTTGTTTTTCAGCTTTCAACCCCAGTTTTCACTTGCTGGGAGTGAACATAACTGAAATCATCAAAATTTTTTTGTCAATTCTGCACTGGCTGTAGAGAAAATGAGGACGGCGAAAACAAGTATTCAGTGAAAATCTGAAAATTCTGACGTGGTCCATCAGGTCTATAACGAACGGCACTGATCAAAGGTGGGATATCTAATGATCCACTTAAACACAATTAGCAGAAAACCCCCTATGATAGGTTTAGGTTCCACTCTTATACGCCGCCACGGAGAATCACGTTTCGGCGGCCATGAGCCCTTGCCTTCCGACGGCAACGACAGGCCCTCCGTTCGCTGCGGCTCATCCTCCGTTGGTGGCGACTCGAGCTATGTCCTTCCCTCCGACGGCAACGATGGGCCCTCCGCCTGGGGACTGAAGCCATGATCTTCCATCCGTCGGTCGTGACAGGGCCTCCGCTTCGCCTGCGTCTCAATCTTCAGAGTACTCAATGCCGTTGTATTCAGATTCTTTTGCTTCCTACACACAGATTTTTGGCAACGAGTCCATCACCCAATCAATCTTAATCCTTTTTGTAGCTAGATACATGTACTGTACATGAGTCCCAATTACAGTCTTTACAAGCAAGTTTAGAAACAAACGGAGGGACAAGCTCCAGCCAAATATTACACAAACCTTATGATCGAGCTAGCGCAGCTAACTTGTACACTGTGTTACAGCCACATTTGGTTACAGCGAGCTGGAACATAGATCTGATGGACCACGTTATATATATGCAGCAGAAGACGGAAGGCGTAGCCAACACAAAACAAATCAAACCAAAGAGAAATGAGATACCTGGCAGAGTTTAGCTAGCAACAACGGATCTCAGTCAGTTCCATCACAGAGCAGAGCACCAACCAGATCTACTCGCTCCGTCTCAAAATTCATGTCTTATATTCGTCTAGATACGAAacgaatgtatctaatactaaaacatgacttgatacatccgtatttaaacAAATCTAAGACAATCTCTCCAAAAATAAGGCAAAAGTATGCGGGCAATCCTGAGTCTAACTTGCAACAATCAGCTAACAGCATGTACAAAAAACAACAAAGTCATCTTCGGTCAAATAGATGCCAAGGAACGACAAGCTGTACAAACCAACAAAATACACCATCTCAACAACAATGACCACAACCAATGCCCGCACTCATCCCACAACAGACAGTAAGTAGCATGGGATGGATGATGAGCACAATCTCTCTCAATCTGACTATAAACAAACAGTGCACAGCACCAGCCAGTCAACAAATTTAACCGCCATTCGCGGGAAATGCTTCATGTACACTACAAAATTATGATGCTAACATCATATCATCATCTCCTCGCCGAGTTGCCATGTCTTTGGCTGCGGAAATAGCTGAGAAGAGCTTGCGCCTGCACCCGGTAAATTCAATTTCTTAGCAACAGAAAAAAAAATCCTTCCAGTTGTAGATAAATTTTGTAATAGGAACTTAGTGGCAAACCTTTTCTCTTGCCCGAGGTGTTCCCGACTGTGACAGCGCGACTAGAGGAGGCACGGCGCCCTCTTGGAGAACTATGCTGCAGAACCTATTGCTGTTTGTGCATAGCTGAAGCAACGCCGCGGCAGCATTTTCTTTCCCCCGTGCCGAACCCAGCTCAACGACTTCGACGAGGGCTGGGATACCACGGGCCTGCCCGATTGCGGTCCTCCCTTCTGGTATTGTGGCAAGGTTTGCCAAGACGGCTACGGCTTTGTCGACCATACCAGCAGCAGGATCCATAAGCTCGACTAGGTACTTCACAGCATCAGCTTGCACAATGCGACCCTTGTTCTCATGGAGTATAGATAGATTGAACAATGCGGTGGCTGCATCTTTCTTCCCTCGCGGCGTCCCGTTTCCCAGCAAGTCCACAAGAGGTTTGACGGCACCAGACCGTCCAATCCTCACCTTGTTCTCTTCGATAACCGAGAGACTGAACAGAGTAGCCGCTGAATTCTCTTTAGCTTCAGGGTTCCCTGTTTCCAGGACATGGATGAGAGGATCAACAGCATCTTCACTCGCAATGGCAATCTTATTGTTGTCATTGATTGACAAATTGAGGAGGGCCGTCACTGCATTTTCTTGGATTTTGGCGTCTGTTGAATGAAGGAGACCAACCAGCAAGTTTATAGCCCCACAATTTGCAATGACAATCCTGTTCTCCATGTTGTGCTTAGCTAGAAGGCGGATCTCTGATGTTGCTGATCTTTGAGCTTCTATGGAATCGCTTCTCAAATCATCAATTAGCTTGCGTACCTGATTCTCGATGGCAGAAAGATCACCTCGGGCATCCATGGACGAGGGAGATGTTATTCTGGGGAATCCCCTGTCAGATGGTTGCCGCCGAACAAATTGCCCTCTCATGCGGAGATCACCCAATCTTGGGAGCATTACATTTTCCCTTTGAGGGGCGGAAGAGACAGAAGGCCCACCGTCAGCAACTTCTCCAGATGCATCGCTACTGTAATTTGTCCTATCACCTGGAATCCGTACCATCCCATTGGCGTCGTCACATTCCCCATCAAGCTGACCGCTATTAGGAAGACTCCCATTAACAGAAGAACTGCCTACATGGTCCTGTGAATCACCGTCCAAAAGAGATGCTTGAAATGCTTCATCTGTCGATTGTTCTGAGGTTTGTACATTGGAACCAGCATGTCTTTCTTCCACACTAGATTCTCTTGCTTCAGAACTCGCAAGAGATAGCCTTGAAATATCTGGTGCAGAGCCATTTGCATAATCTGAAGACTGATTGGTGGATGCCTCATGGCCAGGACGATTCACAAGTGCATCAGAGTTCTGGTGGACCGCACTGTGGGAAGGAGATGCTCTATTCAGGCTTTTCATATACAGGTCAGCTTCTGGTGACCCAGGAATATTACCCCTACCAGCACTAGGATGTAGAGGGCTGTTGCCTGTGGCGCTCAAATCTTGAAGGGAGGAGGCTGCTGACGGAAAGTTCAACTTCAAGGATTTCACAGGATCAGGTAGCTTAATATCATGTGACTCACACCAGTTGGATATCAAAGCTTTCACAGTATAGTTAGGAATTAAATTAGAATGAGCAAGTCTTTGGCGTGTCTTCGGGCAGATAGTAAAACCTTCATCGAGCCACAACTTGATATAAACCCGCTCATAGGTCTGACCAGATGCTAAAATAACAGGATCAGACATCAGCTCCAGGGAAAGTGGGCAACAGAAATCAGCAGGAATGGGTACCCCGTTGATGTTAAGCAACTGTGTTTCCCTGAGAAGGCGCTCGTGCATATAGTTGACCATTGGAATCATCTCCTCAGCAAGCTCGAGTTCTTTACGGTTCTCACTTCGCATTGCCCTTGTTCTCAGATTCTCGAGGGATACAGCTTCCATGTATAATTCAAGGTTAGTTGACAGACTTAATGAACTTGATACTATCGACAGATTCTCGGGACTTTGTGTATCATTCCCATTTAACTTCGTTGCAACCTCCTTCGCCAAATCAAACATGTGCTCATAATTGATGTCCTGGAGTTTCTACAAGAAATCAAAAATCACAAATGACAAACATGAGCTGGATGCACAAGGCACATCAATGTAACAGATAGTAATAAAGTAATAACTAGCTATATAACAGATAAAGTCTAGAGTGGATTTTCCATTACCTGAATACAAATGCAAGCACATCCAGTCAGAGAAGGTAATAAAGAATTAGCAAGCTGGCACAATTGAAGGGAGCATCCCTGAATATCCGAGATCACTGATTCAATTTGCCAAACCTGTTTAATGTAAATAAAACATACTGAATCAGAAAAAGCAACATTTGTTGAGCAGCATTAGCTATATGACTTTTATGGCATTCATCAACCTGTGTTACCTAAAGAGCTATATTTTCTAATAAGACAAAGAACCAGTACCAAACAGAACTAGCTTAAATTACCATGAAGAACAAAAGGGCTCAAATTATTTGCATTGACTTCAAGGCTTAAGGGACATCCAGTGGCAAAAAGGACAAGTACTGGACCACAGCAGAAAATTGAGCGACTAACGAAATAAATGGGACGAGGTAACACCAGAAGAGTCAGAATACATAAGTCAAAGAAAATACGTCCAAGTACCTCCATAAGTGGCATATAATTTAGTACAGTTGTGTAGTTTATTTTGGGCTTATATGCTATTTCCCTTAAAGAATACCGCCTGCTGGAAAATCATGACATGAGTTACTAAAAATGTCAAATACTGCAGGTTAATCTTCTCACTGAAGTTTAGTGCTTGGATTGTTTACTAAGGACAATGATCAATGCCCCAGCAACCTTTGAAGGTTATTTTacacaagaatgagatatttattCAGCATAGGAACTGACCCAACACAGTTAAGGTCAGTCTACAAGTGAACCTAACAAAAAATGCTTTAGGGCGCATTTGGTAGCCTGCATTAAGGCCAACCAGGCTCTGGTGGGCTAAGTAgtgagttgtttggttgcctggcTCGCGCGTAGAAACTGGCCTGCACGAAACTTAAAGCGCCCTCAGCCTGGCTCGCCAGGAACGCTCAAATTGACCGTTTTTCCAGATGCAGGCTGGGCTTAGTGCAATTTACACTACGGGGAGGATGCTAGCTGGGCttgatgcgggcaaccaaacaacatgcagaTATGGCCCAGAGCCTGTACACACTGAACCAGGCTCCACGGGGCCAGGCTCCACTGAGAAActaaccaaacacacccttagctAATGTAAGTGCATACTGTTATGGTTCAACCTGGGCAAGGGTTTGAACTCCGAGACAGAATAGAACACTCACCTCACCCAGCCACTGCAGGGCCAAATCCCTGCTCTTAGCAAGGTACTGAAACTTAGTTGAATGATTGAATTACTAACTGGTTGACAAAAATAGTTACACGGTAGCAATTTATATAGGCAACTGACTTGATACATAAGCCGGATCATAGTACGAACTCTTTACAGATCCATAACTCCATCTTCCTAACTTAATAGGAATTTTCCTAGACTAAAAGGCCTGGCTGTATCCAACACAACTTCCTATCACTAAGCATGTGTTAGCCTATGACTACACAAATCTGCAGTTGTGCACACATAAGGCTGCTATCGAACATTTAGGCTGAGCCCAAACTGTTCACACTGCttgtttgctactccctccgttcctaaatataaatctttgtagagatttcactacggaccacatacggatgtatataaatgcattt
The Triticum dicoccoides isolate Atlit2015 ecotype Zavitan chromosome 3A, WEW_v2.0, whole genome shotgun sequence genome window above contains:
- the LOC119270700 gene encoding U-box domain-containing protein 4-like isoform X1, which gives rise to MDLFTGLMEDFSPRTLLDSISHLTALTSDGSTARPKPIQKYCQNVCDISSIVSPLIEDICKSPVEQLNDVLRELDTAINEASGLIGNWHQTTSKIYFVWQIESVISDIQGCSLQLCQLANSLLPSLTGCACICIQKLQDINYEHMFDLAKEVATKLNGNDTQSPENLSIVSSSLSLSTNLELYMEAVSLENLRTRAMRSENRKELELAEEMIPMVNYMHERLLRETQLLNINGVPIPADFCCPLSLELMSDPVILASGQTYERVYIKLWLDEGFTICPKTRQRLAHSNLIPNYTVKALISNWCESHDIKLPDPVKSLKLNFPSAASSLQDLSATGNSPLHPSAGRGNIPGSPEADLYMKSLNRASPSHSAVHQNSDALVNRPGHEASTNQSSDYANGSAPDISRLSLASSEARESSVEERHAGSNVQTSEQSTDEAFQASLLDGDSQDHVGSSSVNGSLPNSGQLDGECDDANGMVRIPGDRTNYSSDASGEVADGGPSVSSAPQRENVMLPRLGDLRMRGQFVRRQPSDRGFPRITSPSSMDARGDLSAIENQVRKLIDDLRSDSIEAQRSATSEIRLLAKHNMENRIVIANCGAINLLVGLLHSTDAKIQENAVTALLNLSINDNNKIAIASEDAVDPLIHVLETGNPEAKENSAATLFSLSVIEENKVRIGRSGAVKPLVDLLGNGTPRGKKDAATALFNLSILHENKGRIVQADAVKYLVELMDPAAGMVDKAVAVLANLATIPEGRTAIGQARGIPALVEVVELGSARGKENAAAALLQLCTNSNRFCSIVLQEGAVPPLVALSQSGTPRAREKAQALLSYFRSQRHGNSARR
- the LOC119270700 gene encoding U-box domain-containing protein 4-like isoform X2 codes for the protein MEDFSPRTLLDSISHLTALTSDGSTARPKPIQKYCQNVCDISSIVSPLIEDICKSPVEQLNDVLRELDTAINEASGLIGNWHQTTSKIYFVWQIESVISDIQGCSLQLCQLANSLLPSLTGCACICIQKLQDINYEHMFDLAKEVATKLNGNDTQSPENLSIVSSSLSLSTNLELYMEAVSLENLRTRAMRSENRKELELAEEMIPMVNYMHERLLRETQLLNINGVPIPADFCCPLSLELMSDPVILASGQTYERVYIKLWLDEGFTICPKTRQRLAHSNLIPNYTVKALISNWCESHDIKLPDPVKSLKLNFPSAASSLQDLSATGNSPLHPSAGRGNIPGSPEADLYMKSLNRASPSHSAVHQNSDALVNRPGHEASTNQSSDYANGSAPDISRLSLASSEARESSVEERHAGSNVQTSEQSTDEAFQASLLDGDSQDHVGSSSVNGSLPNSGQLDGECDDANGMVRIPGDRTNYSSDASGEVADGGPSVSSAPQRENVMLPRLGDLRMRGQFVRRQPSDRGFPRITSPSSMDARGDLSAIENQVRKLIDDLRSDSIEAQRSATSEIRLLAKHNMENRIVIANCGAINLLVGLLHSTDAKIQENAVTALLNLSINDNNKIAIASEDAVDPLIHVLETGNPEAKENSAATLFSLSVIEENKVRIGRSGAVKPLVDLLGNGTPRGKKDAATALFNLSILHENKGRIVQADAVKYLVELMDPAAGMVDKAVAVLANLATIPEGRTAIGQARGIPALVEVVELGSARGKENAAAALLQLCTNSNRFCSIVLQEGAVPPLVALSQSGTPRAREKAQALLSYFRSQRHGNSARR